A single region of the Eulemur rufifrons isolate Redbay chromosome 8, OSU_ERuf_1, whole genome shotgun sequence genome encodes:
- the OR10X1 gene encoding olfactory receptor 10X1: MKINQTILKEFILVGFSIYPHVQAFLFVVFFFLYLLTLAGNLAIMGLTWVDRSLHTPMYHFLSALSFSETCYTLTIIPKTLEDLLAKNRSISVIGCGLQMCFFLGLGGTNCIILTLMGYDRFLAIFNPLRYPLIMTNIVCGLLVASAWAGGFFISLIETALIFRGSFCSPNLIKHFFCHMRAVVKLSCIDSDLTEFIVTVISVAGLLGTFLIIILTYVLILSTVLRIPSAEGKKKAFSTCTSHLTVVIIHFGFASIVYLKPEASGGDDTLIAVPYTVITPLLSPVIFSLRNNDMKNAFRKMMGKTLALKK, translated from the coding sequence ATGAAGATCAACCAGACTATCCTGAAGGAATTCATTCTCGTTGGCTTTTCTATATACCCACATGTACAGGCATTcctctttgtggttttctttttcctctacctTCTCACCCTTGCAGGTAATCTGGCCATCATGGGTCTAACCTGGGTGGACAGGTCTCTCCACACCCCTATGTATCACTTCCTCAGTGCGCTCTCCTTCTCTGAGACCTGCTACACATTGACTATTATCCCTAAGACGCTGGAAGATCTGCTGGCTAAGAACAGAAGCATTTCAGTCATAGGTTGTGGCTTACAGATGTGTTTCTTCTTGGGACTTGGTGGCACAAACTGTATCATCCTCACTTTGATGGGATATGATCGCTTCCTGGCTATCTTTAACCCTCTAAGATATCCACTGATTATGACCAACATTGTATGTGGATTACTTGTGGCCTCCGCTTGGGCTGGAGGCTTCTTTATCTCTCTGATAGAGACTGCACTGATATTCAGGGGCTCTTTCTGCAGTCCCAACCTCATCAAACACTTCTTCTGCCATATGCGGGCAGTTGTCAAGCTGTCCTGTATAGACAGTGATCTCACAGAGTTCATTGTAACAGTGATCTCAGTGGCAGGCTTGCTGGGTACCTTTCTGATCATTATCTTGACTTATGTTTTAATTCTTTCCACTGTCCTCAGGATCCCTTCAGCTGAGGGCAAGAAAAAAGCATTTTCCACCTGCACCTCCCACCTCACAGTGGTCATCATCCACTTTGGTTTCGCATCTATTGTTTATTTGAAGCCAGAAGCCTCAGGGGGAGATGACACACTCATAGCAGTCCCTTATACTGTCATCACCCCTTTACTCAGCCCAGTCATATTCAGCCTCAGGAATAACGACATGAAGAATGCTTTTAGAAAGATGATGGGAAAGACACTTGCCTTGAAAAAATAA